In the genome of Bacteroidales bacterium, one region contains:
- a CDS encoding enoyl-CoA hydratase-related protein: protein MKSFTSLEFELADRTGTIWLNRPDKHNAMTAEMIGEIIECFDTVNAMPEVRIVVLRGRGPSFCAGADLNYMKGIAAFGFEENYHDSLQLARCFNTIYTCTKPTIAVVHGAAIGGANGLLSACDFVYCTDDTKFAFAEVKLGIVPATISPYVIKRIGEYGARDLMITGRRFLGKEAAFFRLVNQSVAAEELDTTVNTTIKSLMTSGPAAMTACKKLIHAISNDLSTDTVMDYTARLIAELRASAEGQEGMASFLEKRPPSWTQQG, encoded by the coding sequence ATGAAATCCTTCACATCCCTTGAATTTGAACTTGCCGACCGTACGGGCACCATCTGGCTCAACCGGCCGGATAAACACAATGCGATGACCGCCGAGATGATCGGGGAGATCATCGAATGCTTCGACACGGTCAATGCGATGCCGGAGGTCAGGATCGTTGTTTTGAGAGGACGGGGCCCTTCGTTCTGCGCCGGAGCCGACCTGAACTATATGAAAGGCATTGCAGCGTTCGGCTTTGAAGAGAACTACCACGACAGCCTGCAACTTGCCAGGTGCTTCAACACGATCTATACGTGCACCAAACCGACGATCGCAGTGGTTCACGGGGCTGCCATCGGCGGCGCAAACGGATTGCTGTCAGCCTGCGATTTTGTCTATTGTACCGATGACACAAAATTTGCTTTTGCAGAAGTCAAACTGGGCATCGTACCAGCAACCATCTCTCCTTACGTGATCAAACGCATCGGCGAATACGGTGCCCGTGACCTGATGATCACCGGCAGGCGTTTTTTGGGGAAAGAAGCAGCGTTTTTCCGCCTGGTGAATCAATCCGTTGCCGCGGAAGAGCTGGATACTACCGTTAATACGACCATTAAAAGCCTGATGACCAGCGGACCTGCAGCCATGACTGCCTGCAAGAAACTGATCCACGCTATCTCCAACGATCTCTCCACGGATACCGTGATGGATTACACCGCCCGGCTGATCGCCGAACTGAGGGCTTCGGCCGAAGGACAGGAAGGTATGGCCTCCTTCCTCGAAAAACGTCCGCCCAGCTGGACGCAACAAGGGTAA
- a CDS encoding GxxExxY protein — protein MDMVSHDTEENFRQVLNCAFRVHSALGPGLLENAYEECLYYEIIQCGLKVEKQKALPLVYRTVKLEAGYRIDLFVEKQIIVEIKSVEAFTDVHFAQVLTYLRLSGSWLALLVNFNVRHLKDGIRRIIL, from the coding sequence ATGGATATGGTGAGTCATGATACAGAAGAGAATTTCAGGCAGGTATTGAATTGCGCTTTCCGGGTTCATTCCGCTTTAGGTCCTGGATTATTGGAAAACGCTTATGAAGAATGTCTTTACTATGAAATTATACAATGCGGACTGAAAGTCGAAAAACAAAAAGCCTTGCCTCTGGTTTACAGAACTGTTAAATTGGAAGCAGGATACCGGATTGACTTATTTGTTGAAAAACAAATCATTGTTGAGATCAAGTCCGTTGAAGCATTTACAGATGTTCATTTCGCCCAGGTACTGACGTACCTCAGATTATCAGGTAGCTGGTTAGCTTTACTCGTTAATTTCAATGTCCGTCATTTAAAAGATGGCATAAGAAGGATAATCCTTTAA
- a CDS encoding MBL fold metallo-hydrolase produces MNLYPIDTGTLKLDGGAMFGVVPKSLWSKVYPADENNLCTWAMRCLLVETGNRRLLIDNGAGDYHDEKFKRLYGLDQEGALEKSLAAHGYTSDDITDVLLTHLHFDHCGGSVKYSDDRSSLVPAFPKATYWISKTQWENALHPNKREKASFLRESFALLHENNQLQFIEREGELFPGISLRIFNGHTDGQVIPFIRYQNTTVVFTADLIPSSAHIPLPWILSFDMQPMITLKEKEEFLNAAADHQYVLFLEHDIFTECCTVQRTEKGVRVKDRLEL; encoded by the coding sequence ATGAATCTATATCCCATTGACACCGGCACCCTCAAACTCGATGGCGGCGCCATGTTTGGCGTAGTGCCAAAATCCCTCTGGTCAAAGGTTTACCCTGCGGATGAGAACAACCTGTGCACCTGGGCAATGCGTTGCCTCCTGGTGGAAACCGGCAACCGGAGACTATTGATCGACAATGGTGCAGGCGATTATCACGATGAAAAATTCAAAAGGCTGTACGGGCTCGACCAAGAGGGCGCTCTGGAGAAGTCCCTGGCAGCCCACGGATACACCAGCGATGATATTACGGATGTTCTGCTGACCCACCTCCATTTTGATCACTGCGGCGGTAGTGTAAAGTACAGTGATGACCGGTCGAGCCTGGTTCCGGCCTTCCCGAAAGCCACTTACTGGATCAGCAAAACCCAGTGGGAAAATGCCCTCCATCCCAACAAAAGGGAAAAAGCCTCTTTTCTAAGGGAAAGCTTTGCACTTCTGCACGAAAACAACCAACTTCAATTCATCGAACGGGAAGGCGAGCTGTTCCCCGGCATTTCCCTCCGGATCTTCAATGGCCATACCGACGGACAGGTCATTCCGTTCATCCGGTATCAAAATACGACCGTGGTCTTCACGGCCGACCTGATTCCCTCATCTGCCCACATCCCTCTTCCCTGGATTCTATCGTTCGACATGCAGCCCATGATCACCCTGAAGGAAAAAGAAGAATTTCTGAATGCAGCCGCCGATCATCAGTATGTTCTGTTCCTTGAACATGATATTTTTACTGAATGCTGTACGGTGCAGCGAACGGAAAAGGGAGTTCGGGTGAAAGACAGATTGGAACTTTAG
- a CDS encoding carboxyl transferase domain-containing protein produces the protein MFKLESKLDVNSAEFKKNREDYLILLNRYKEIHSQVIKGGPEKAVQKHKERGKLLARERIDKLTDPNTPFLELSSLAAYEIMDNEHPSAGIVTGIGVIHGRETVLIANDATVKGGTYIKETIKKHLRAQEIAMDNNLPCVYLVDSGGIFLPEQANVFADRDHFGRFFYNQARMSAMRIPQISIVMGSCTAGGAYVPAMSDEAIIIKNQGTIFLGGPPLVKAATGEVVTPEELGGADVHTSISGVADHYAEDDIHAIQMCRNIFQNLNKPQRQELDMQPVEEPAYDPEEIYGIAPLDFRKLIDPREIIMRTVDGSRFHEFKERYGPTLVTGFAHIMGFPVGILANNGVLFSESALKATHFIELCCSRKIPLVFLQNITGFIVGKDFERKGIAKDGAKMVHAVANATVPKFTVIFGGSFGAGNYGMAGRAYSPRLLFMWPNSKISVMGGMQASGVLIQVKEEAYKAKGQQMPQEEIDALRKSITDKYDQEGSAYFSTARLWDDGIIDPVDTRKVLAMGISASLNREFDDQRFGVFRM, from the coding sequence GTGTTCAAGTTAGAAAGCAAGCTCGATGTGAACTCCGCCGAGTTCAAAAAAAACAGGGAAGATTACCTGATTCTTCTTAACCGCTACAAAGAGATTCACTCCCAGGTCATTAAGGGCGGGCCCGAAAAGGCGGTTCAGAAGCATAAAGAACGGGGCAAGCTTCTTGCCCGGGAACGGATCGATAAACTGACCGATCCCAACACACCGTTTCTTGAGCTTTCTTCCCTGGCTGCCTATGAGATCATGGACAATGAACATCCGTCGGCCGGGATCGTTACCGGCATCGGTGTGATCCACGGCCGGGAAACGGTGCTCATCGCCAATGATGCGACTGTAAAAGGCGGTACCTACATCAAGGAAACGATCAAGAAACATCTGCGCGCCCAGGAGATCGCCATGGACAATAACCTGCCCTGTGTATACCTGGTGGATTCCGGCGGCATATTTCTGCCCGAACAGGCCAATGTATTTGCCGACCGGGACCATTTCGGCCGTTTTTTCTACAACCAGGCCAGAATGTCGGCCATGCGCATTCCCCAGATCTCGATCGTTATGGGCTCGTGCACGGCAGGAGGAGCCTATGTTCCGGCCATGAGCGATGAAGCGATCATCATCAAGAACCAGGGGACCATCTTTCTGGGAGGACCGCCGCTCGTCAAAGCCGCCACCGGTGAGGTGGTCACACCCGAAGAGCTGGGAGGCGCCGATGTGCATACTTCCATCTCGGGTGTGGCAGACCATTACGCCGAGGATGATATCCATGCGATCCAGATGTGCCGGAATATTTTCCAGAACCTCAACAAACCCCAGCGGCAGGAGCTGGATATGCAACCTGTGGAAGAGCCTGCTTATGATCCGGAAGAAATCTATGGCATTGCGCCGCTGGATTTCAGAAAACTGATCGATCCGCGCGAGATCATCATGCGAACAGTGGATGGCAGCCGCTTTCACGAGTTCAAAGAGCGTTACGGCCCGACGCTGGTCACCGGATTTGCCCATATCATGGGCTTTCCGGTCGGGATACTGGCTAACAATGGCGTTCTGTTTTCCGAATCGGCCCTGAAAGCTACCCACTTCATCGAATTATGCTGTTCACGAAAGATCCCTCTGGTTTTCCTGCAGAACATCACCGGGTTCATCGTCGGCAAGGATTTCGAACGCAAGGGGATCGCAAAGGACGGGGCCAAGATGGTACACGCCGTTGCCAATGCCACTGTGCCCAAATTCACCGTGATCTTTGGCGGCTCGTTCGGTGCAGGTAATTACGGCATGGCAGGTAGGGCCTACAGCCCGCGGCTGCTTTTCATGTGGCCCAACTCCAAAATATCAGTCATGGGCGGAATGCAGGCCTCCGGTGTGTTGATCCAGGTCAAGGAAGAAGCCTATAAGGCAAAAGGGCAGCAGATGCCCCAGGAAGAGATCGATGCGCTGCGCAAAAGCATCACGGATAAATACGACCAGGAGGGTTCGGCCTATTTCAGCACCGCACGGCTGTGGGACGACGGCATCATTGATCCGGTGGACACCCGCAAGGTGCTGGCCATGGGGATCTCCGCCTCCCTGAACCGTGAATTTGATGACCAGCGTTTTGGCGTTTTCCGAATGTGA
- a CDS encoding bifunctional enoyl-CoA hydratase/phosphate acetyltransferase yields MIIKLNELVELAKKRPKRKIAIAAADDYEVLEAIRNAVKEGLVEPVLIGHKPKITTIAEELDFDMNTCEIIHVPDSVQAAMEATRLVREGYADVLMKGLVSTQYLLRAVLDKENGLRSGELLSHVAFFESPYYHKLLGLTDAAMNVSPTFEDKVALINNAVDAFHRLGTEIPKVAVIGSVETINPKMEATMHAATLSMMNKRNQIRGCTVDGPLALDNAVSKKSAELKHIESDVAGDVDLIVAPEINGANFLYKALNFIGGATAAAVIMGARVPIVLTSRADSERSKFLSIALAAAMD; encoded by the coding sequence ATGATCATTAAATTAAATGAACTGGTAGAGCTGGCGAAGAAGCGGCCCAAAAGGAAAATTGCCATTGCGGCTGCAGATGATTACGAGGTACTGGAAGCGATCCGGAATGCAGTGAAGGAGGGTCTGGTCGAGCCGGTACTGATCGGGCACAAACCGAAGATCACCACCATTGCGGAAGAGCTGGATTTCGACATGAACACCTGCGAGATCATCCATGTTCCTGACTCGGTTCAGGCTGCCATGGAGGCCACCCGGCTGGTCCGCGAAGGCTATGCCGATGTGCTGATGAAAGGACTGGTCAGCACACAATACCTTCTCAGAGCCGTGCTGGATAAGGAGAACGGACTGAGATCGGGAGAATTGCTGAGCCATGTCGCTTTTTTTGAGTCCCCCTATTACCACAAGCTTCTCGGCCTGACCGATGCTGCAATGAATGTCAGTCCGACTTTTGAGGACAAGGTTGCCCTGATCAACAATGCAGTGGATGCCTTTCACAGGCTGGGGACGGAAATACCCAAGGTGGCCGTCATCGGATCGGTCGAAACGATCAATCCCAAGATGGAAGCTACGATGCATGCTGCAACGCTGTCGATGATGAACAAGCGGAACCAGATCAGGGGATGTACCGTGGATGGTCCGCTGGCCCTTGACAATGCTGTATCGAAGAAATCCGCCGAGCTGAAGCATATCGAAAGTGATGTGGCCGGGGATGTTGATCTGATCGTTGCCCCAGAAATCAATGGAGCCAACTTCCTTTACAAAGCCCTGAACTTCATCGGGGGAGCTACCGCCGCAGCGGTCATCATGGGAGCACGCGTGCCGATCGTACTTACATCCCGTGCCGATTCGGAACGCAGTAAATTTCTTTCCATTGCCCTGGCAGCGGCAATGGATTAA
- a CDS encoding acyl-CoA dehydrogenase family protein, producing the protein MDFELSEVQQMIRETVRDFAEREVKPVAQKLDENSEFSLDLTRKMGELGLFGMYLPEKYGGQGLDYLSYIIAIEELARVDSSQAATLAAHNSLGIGPLYQYGTEEQKMNYLPRLCTGEALWGFGLTEPNAGSDSRGTKTVAELKDGQWIINGSKIFITNASSEITIGSTVQTVSGDTGGKREFTCIIVEQNTPGFKAVTMHNKLLWRASNTAELYFDDCRVPEGNLLGKRGEGSHIMLSTLDSGRLSIAAMGLGLAQGAFEMAMHYAKERKQFGQPIINFQVNAFKLADMAVKIEHARIFLYKACWLKDNHKPFGKESAMAKLYCSEVAREVADEAVQLHGGYGLMKDYAIERFFRDQRLLQIGEGTSEIQRMVIARHIGC; encoded by the coding sequence ATGGACTTTGAACTTTCCGAAGTGCAGCAAATGATCCGTGAAACCGTACGCGACTTTGCTGAAAGAGAAGTCAAACCCGTTGCCCAGAAGCTGGACGAAAATTCAGAATTCTCCCTGGATCTTACCCGTAAAATGGGAGAACTCGGACTCTTCGGCATGTACCTGCCGGAAAAGTACGGTGGACAGGGGCTCGATTATCTTTCCTACATCATTGCCATTGAAGAACTTGCCCGCGTCGACAGTTCACAGGCTGCCACTCTCGCGGCGCACAACTCCCTCGGCATCGGACCGCTGTACCAGTATGGCACCGAAGAACAAAAAATGAACTACCTCCCCAGGTTGTGCACGGGGGAAGCCCTGTGGGGCTTTGGATTGACCGAACCCAACGCCGGATCCGATTCCAGAGGGACAAAAACCGTTGCCGAACTGAAAGATGGCCAATGGATCATTAATGGATCCAAGATATTCATTACCAATGCATCATCCGAAATAACCATTGGCAGCACGGTTCAGACGGTAAGCGGCGACACCGGGGGTAAAAGGGAATTCACCTGCATCATCGTCGAACAGAACACGCCTGGCTTCAAGGCAGTGACCATGCACAACAAGCTCCTGTGGAGAGCTTCCAACACGGCGGAGCTTTATTTTGACGACTGCCGGGTGCCGGAAGGGAACCTGCTGGGCAAACGGGGAGAAGGATCCCATATCATGCTCAGCACCCTCGACAGCGGACGGCTTTCCATCGCGGCCATGGGACTCGGACTGGCGCAAGGGGCCTTCGAAATGGCCATGCACTATGCAAAGGAACGTAAGCAGTTCGGGCAACCCATCATCAATTTCCAGGTCAATGCCTTCAAACTGGCCGATATGGCCGTGAAGATCGAACATGCCAGGATATTTCTCTATAAAGCCTGCTGGCTGAAGGATAACCATAAACCGTTCGGGAAAGAATCAGCCATGGCTAAGCTTTACTGTTCGGAAGTGGCCAGGGAGGTCGCCGATGAAGCGGTCCAGCTCCACGGAGGCTACGGCCTGATGAAGGATTATGCTATTGAACGGTTCTTCCGCGACCAGCGCCTGCTGCAGATCGGGGAAGGTACCTCGGAAATACAGCGGATGGTCATCGCCAGGCATATCGGCTGCTGA
- a CDS encoding M64 family metallopeptidase, producing the protein MRTAVTLLLVSCVFTLTAQFDTHFENKTLRIDYQHSGTNTADFYSLDEVKILPFWAGSKVNLIDPFEYGSYLIKAIDMASGELIYSHGYSTLFMEWQTTAEAGMMQKSFSETVLLPLPKDQTRVEFYSRNRSGIFEKKYEYRYDPSDYFVNPEQRFAYPVFDVQLSGDPSKKVDIVILPDGYTEKELKKFKQDCQQFAENLFSFEPFRSNRSKFNIRGVLAPSCESGNDIPADGVWKNSILETSFYTFDSERYCMTRANRTMHDLAANAPYDQIYILVNQEKYGGGGIYNQYCVSVSGNLSSAKIIVHEFGHGFAGLGDEYMGDVSYNDFYPLDVEPWEPNLTTMVDFDRKWDSLVQPGVPVPTPDSGEYEHVIGVFEGGGYATRGIYRPAHDCLMNTFRVNDFCGVCQKAIQQMIDFYSK; encoded by the coding sequence ATGCGCACTGCAGTCACTTTACTCCTGGTCAGTTGTGTGTTCACCCTAACCGCCCAGTTTGATACCCATTTTGAGAACAAGACCCTGCGAATTGATTACCAGCATTCGGGAACCAATACCGCGGATTTCTATTCCCTGGATGAGGTGAAGATCCTTCCTTTCTGGGCCGGCTCCAAAGTCAACCTCATCGACCCCTTCGAATATGGTTCTTACCTGATCAAAGCCATCGACATGGCGTCCGGTGAGCTGATCTATTCACACGGGTACAGCACGCTTTTTATGGAATGGCAAACTACGGCTGAAGCCGGAATGATGCAGAAGAGCTTTTCCGAGACCGTGCTCCTTCCTTTACCCAAGGACCAAACACGTGTTGAATTCTATTCGCGTAACCGTTCGGGCATTTTTGAAAAGAAATACGAGTATCGCTATGATCCGTCTGATTACTTTGTCAATCCGGAGCAACGATTTGCTTATCCGGTCTTCGACGTACAACTGTCGGGAGATCCTTCCAAAAAAGTGGACATCGTTATTTTGCCTGACGGATACACGGAAAAGGAATTGAAGAAATTCAAGCAGGATTGCCAGCAGTTTGCTGAAAACCTGTTCAGTTTTGAGCCTTTCCGGTCCAACAGATCAAAATTCAATATCCGGGGAGTACTGGCTCCCTCCTGTGAATCAGGGAACGATATCCCGGCCGATGGTGTCTGGAAAAATTCCATCCTTGAAACCAGCTTTTATACCTTCGACAGCGAACGTTACTGCATGACCAGGGCCAACAGGACCATGCACGACCTGGCCGCAAATGCTCCCTATGATCAGATCTATATCCTGGTGAATCAGGAAAAATACGGAGGAGGAGGCATCTATAACCAGTATTGTGTGAGCGTAAGCGGCAACCTCAGTTCGGCAAAGATCATCGTGCATGAATTTGGTCATGGCTTTGCAGGACTGGGTGATGAATATATGGGAGATGTTTCCTACAACGACTTCTACCCGCTGGATGTGGAACCCTGGGAGCCCAATCTGACCACCATGGTTGATTTTGACAGGAAATGGGATTCCCTGGTTCAACCCGGTGTACCGGTTCCAACGCCCGATAGCGGGGAATATGAGCATGTGATTGGGGTCTTTGAAGGCGGAGGCTATGCCACCAGGGGGATCTACCGCCCTGCCCATGATTGCCTGATGAATACCTTCAGGGTAAATGACTTCTGTGGAGTTTGCCAGAAAGCCATTCAGCAAATGATTGATTTCTATTCCAAGTAA
- the buk gene encoding butyrate kinase has product MNIRILAINPGSTSTKIAVFEENQPIFAKTLRHSREEIAAFSRVADQYAFRKQIITEQLKEADIDLNSIHAIVGRGGLLKPIPSGVYAVNDRMKQDLIQATYGEHASNLGGLIADDIAQSLPNTKAFITNPVVVDELSDLARIAGHPLFERKSIFHALNQKAVAESHCRSVMKRYEDLNLIVIHLGGGISVGAHCKGKVIDVNQALDGEGPFTPERSGTLPCSDLVSLCFSGKYTQKEIKKMISGEGGMVAYLGTNSAYDVEQRVLNGDAKAKLILEAMAYQVAKSVGAMVTVLRSEVDGILITGGIAHSKLFVNQIIERIYKLGPVHVYPGEDEMRALAENGLRVIRGEILVKEYA; this is encoded by the coding sequence ATGAATATCAGGATTCTGGCCATCAACCCCGGTTCCACCTCAACGAAGATTGCAGTCTTCGAGGAGAACCAGCCCATCTTTGCCAAAACCCTGCGGCATTCACGGGAGGAAATCGCAGCCTTTTCCCGGGTGGCTGACCAGTATGCCTTCAGAAAGCAAATCATCACCGAACAGCTGAAAGAAGCGGATATCGACCTGAATTCCATTCATGCCATCGTGGGCCGGGGAGGACTGCTCAAACCCATTCCCTCGGGCGTATATGCAGTCAACGACCGGATGAAACAGGATCTGATACAGGCCACCTATGGAGAACATGCAAGCAATCTGGGCGGTCTGATCGCTGATGATATCGCGCAGTCGCTGCCCAATACGAAAGCCTTTATCACCAATCCCGTCGTGGTGGATGAACTCAGCGACCTGGCACGGATTGCAGGCCATCCCCTGTTCGAACGCAAAAGCATCTTCCATGCGCTGAATCAGAAAGCGGTTGCTGAAAGCCATTGCCGCTCGGTCATGAAACGGTACGAAGACCTGAACCTTATTGTCATCCACCTCGGAGGCGGTATCTCGGTGGGCGCCCACTGCAAAGGCAAGGTGATCGATGTTAACCAGGCACTCGATGGCGAAGGGCCGTTTACACCCGAACGAAGTGGTACACTTCCCTGCAGTGATCTTGTCAGCCTGTGCTTCAGCGGAAAATATACGCAAAAAGAGATCAAAAAAATGATCTCCGGCGAGGGCGGAATGGTGGCATACCTGGGTACCAACAGCGCCTATGACGTTGAACAGCGGGTGCTCAACGGGGATGCAAAAGCCAAGCTGATCCTGGAAGCCATGGCCTACCAGGTGGCAAAGTCGGTTGGTGCCATGGTCACAGTCCTCAGAAGCGAGGTCGACGGCATACTCATCACAGGAGGGATTGCACACAGTAAACTTTTCGTCAATCAAATCATTGAAAGAATCTACAAGCTGGGTCCCGTCCACGTGTATCCCGGCGAGGATGAGATGCGTGCCCTGGCAGAGAACGGCTTGCGGGTGATTCGCGGAGAAATCCTTGTAAAAGAATACGCATAA
- a CDS encoding oxaloacetate decarboxylase, with the protein MAKRQIKFSLLYRDMWQSSGKYVPRVDQLKKIAPVIIDMGCFARIETNGGAFEQVCLLFGENPNQTVPEWTKPFNEAGIQTHMLERALNGIRMFPVPADVRKLMYRVKKEQGVDIARSFCGLNDPRNLELSIRGAKQAGMISQAALSITHSPVHTVEYYMNVVDKAVEFGTDEIALKDMSGVGRPVLLGRLVRAIKENYPHLPVQYHGHSGPGFSVASMLEVAKAGADILDVAMEPLSWGMVHPDVITIQEMLKDAGFDVPEINMHAYMEARALNQSFMDDFLGYFIDPKNRYVSSLMIQSGLPGGMMGSLMADLKGVHTAINMALREHHKNELTEDELLVNLFEETAFVWPKLGYPPLVTPFSQYVKNVALLNIVQQAKGEERYSMMDENTWSMILGKAGKLPGPLAPEILRLAEKKGKEFYSGTPQDLYPDALEKYRAEMKQLGWDTGKNDEELFEFAMHETQYRDYKSGLAKKRFLEEIEKIKSQSEPRKITTAVKDKQAPSRTGYSKEPVDLPVALAGFLAYTLNSRLIPSESVRTNGDSVWTSIGFWRSHMTVTILHDKTGIPVKIKVPSNGNYEFQINDCNYRVKLLHIGLGEVDFSVNDQSYFAGITATEGDYSRVIINQKEFLLMRTDLLADESLAHTSASAAGSSENRIIAPIPGRIFRINVKEGDTIGKGEVVLVIDAMKMENNILSKREGTVKKILVKLDDMVEAGARLIEME; encoded by the coding sequence ATGGCAAAACGACAGATCAAATTCAGCCTTCTATACCGCGACATGTGGCAGTCGTCGGGGAAATACGTTCCCCGGGTCGACCAGCTTAAGAAGATCGCTCCGGTGATCATCGATATGGGTTGCTTTGCCCGGATTGAAACCAATGGGGGTGCCTTTGAACAGGTATGCCTTCTGTTTGGTGAAAATCCCAACCAGACGGTTCCTGAATGGACCAAACCATTCAACGAGGCAGGTATACAGACCCATATGCTCGAAAGGGCGCTGAACGGCATCCGCATGTTCCCCGTGCCTGCCGATGTACGAAAACTGATGTACAGGGTAAAAAAAGAACAGGGCGTTGACATTGCCCGGTCGTTCTGCGGACTGAACGATCCGAGGAACCTTGAACTTTCCATCAGAGGGGCCAAACAGGCAGGCATGATCTCCCAGGCTGCCCTCAGCATAACGCATTCACCTGTCCACACGGTTGAATATTACATGAATGTGGTGGATAAAGCGGTGGAATTCGGTACCGATGAGATTGCCCTGAAGGATATGTCGGGCGTGGGCCGGCCGGTTCTGCTTGGCCGGCTGGTCAGGGCCATCAAAGAGAATTACCCGCACCTGCCGGTACAGTATCACGGTCATTCCGGCCCGGGCTTTTCCGTGGCCTCCATGCTGGAAGTGGCAAAAGCCGGTGCAGACATCCTGGATGTGGCCATGGAACCGCTTTCCTGGGGCATGGTGCATCCCGATGTGATCACCATCCAGGAAATGCTGAAAGATGCCGGATTTGACGTGCCCGAGATCAACATGCACGCCTATATGGAAGCACGAGCCCTGAATCAGAGCTTCATGGATGACTTCCTCGGCTATTTCATCGATCCGAAAAACAGATATGTCAGCTCCCTCATGATCCAGTCGGGGCTGCCGGGAGGAATGATGGGCAGTTTGATGGCTGACCTCAAGGGGGTGCACACCGCGATCAACATGGCCCTGAGAGAACACCATAAAAACGAACTCACCGAGGACGAACTGCTGGTGAACCTCTTCGAAGAAACAGCCTTCGTCTGGCCGAAACTGGGCTATCCGCCCCTGGTCACACCTTTCAGCCAGTATGTAAAAAATGTGGCCCTGCTGAATATCGTCCAACAAGCCAAAGGGGAAGAGCGGTATTCGATGATGGACGAAAATACCTGGAGCATGATCCTGGGTAAGGCCGGCAAACTGCCCGGTCCGCTGGCACCTGAAATCCTCCGGCTGGCCGAAAAGAAAGGCAAGGAGTTCTACTCGGGAACACCGCAGGATCTCTACCCTGATGCCCTGGAAAAGTACCGAGCTGAAATGAAACAACTGGGCTGGGATACGGGGAAAAACGATGAAGAACTGTTTGAATTTGCCATGCACGAAACACAGTACCGCGACTATAAATCCGGGCTGGCTAAAAAAAGATTCCTCGAAGAAATTGAAAAAATAAAATCCCAAAGTGAACCAAGAAAAATAACAACCGCCGTGAAAGACAAGCAAGCCCCCAGCAGAACCGGATACAGCAAAGAACCCGTTGACCTGCCCGTTGCACTGGCAGGCTTCCTGGCGTACACCCTGAACAGCAGGCTAATCCCCTCTGAATCTGTACGCACCAATGGCGACAGTGTCTGGACATCCATTGGATTCTGGAGAAGTCACATGACGGTGACGATTCTCCACGACAAGACAGGGATTCCTGTCAAAATAAAGGTTCCGTCCAATGGAAACTATGAATTCCAGATCAACGACTGCAACTACCGGGTCAAACTGCTCCACATAGGCCTCGGAGAGGTTGATTTCAGCGTGAACGACCAGAGTTACTTTGCGGGCATCACCGCTACAGAAGGTGACTATTCCCGGGTGATCATCAATCAGAAGGAATTTTTGCTGATGCGAACCGATCTGCTTGCAGATGAATCGTTGGCACACACCAGTGCCTCAGCGGCCGGCAGCAGTGAGAACAGGATCATTGCACCCATCCCGGGAAGGATCTTCCGGATCAATGTCAAGGAAGGCGACACGATCGGCAAAGGGGAGGTGGTACTGGTGATCGACGCAATGAAGATGGAAAACAACATCCTTTCGAAAAGAGAAGGCACGGTCAAAAAAATCCTTGTCAAGCTGGATGACATGGTGGAAGCCGGTGCCAGGCTGATCGAGATGGAATAA